The Paenibacillus sophorae genome has a segment encoding these proteins:
- a CDS encoding DUF5590 domain-containing protein — protein sequence MRKRRKWILYGVFLALLLLFGLYQFFAYVLKDQWSERSAAEAAAISGAGLTEIEKAQKSVWDENSIYWVITGKNKAGSDVMVWVRFTVDGKPAQGENAVHTQELSQGVSEEKMRQIIAAQVPGIKIERLLPGAYNGEYAWQLFYKDGDRYYYRFYRFSDGEQIGDGYSLPNR from the coding sequence TTGAGAAAAAGGAGAAAATGGATTTTATACGGGGTGTTTCTGGCCCTGCTCCTTCTGTTCGGATTGTATCAATTTTTTGCCTACGTGCTGAAGGACCAATGGAGCGAGCGCAGTGCAGCCGAAGCTGCGGCGATTAGCGGGGCGGGCCTAACCGAGATCGAGAAAGCGCAGAAATCGGTATGGGACGAGAACTCCATTTATTGGGTGATTACCGGCAAAAACAAGGCCGGCTCCGATGTGATGGTGTGGGTGCGTTTTACTGTTGACGGCAAGCCGGCTCAAGGAGAGAACGCCGTGCATACGCAAGAACTGTCTCAGGGAGTCTCCGAGGAAAAAATGCGGCAGATTATCGCAGCCCAGGTTCCTGGTATCAAGATCGAACGTTTGCTTCCCGGAGCGTATAACGGCGAGTACGCCTGGCAGCTTTTTTATAAAGACGGGGACCGCTATTATTACCGGTTCTACCGCTTCTCGGACGGTGAGCAGATCGGCGACGGCTACAGCCTTCCGAACCGTTAA
- a CDS encoding amidohydrolase produces the protein MGTKWMIRNGKFAVPGADKPVLEGYMVIDNDLITYIGEEPPVLEEDVPVFEGNRLLFLPGLVNTHGHAAMSLLRGYGDDLALQVWLQEKMWPMEGKFTGDDVYWGTALSVLEMLKGGTTTFLDMYDHMDRVAEVAEASGIRAVLMRGVIGLCPAEVQNQKLAEAVAFAKKWHNAASGRITAMISPHSPYTCPPDYIEKFVQAAHDLDLPIHTHMSETRREVEQNEADYGLRPVAHLEKLGMFTRPSLVAHAVHLNDEEIEILARNQVGVSHNPGSNLKLASGVARVPELLKAGVTVSLGTDGAASNNNLDMFEEMRLAALIHKGVSGDPTAVPAGEALRIATEYGAKSVFLNQVGRLAPGMKADFIAIDIDQPHLLPHTDLISHTVYSASAKDVEHVWVDGKQIIKHGECLTLDEEAIRRKAQEAFEGLLNR, from the coding sequence ATGGGTACTAAATGGATGATCCGAAACGGAAAATTTGCCGTGCCTGGCGCGGATAAGCCTGTTCTTGAAGGATATATGGTAATTGATAACGATTTGATTACGTACATAGGGGAAGAACCGCCCGTTCTTGAAGAAGACGTGCCTGTCTTTGAAGGCAACCGCCTGCTGTTCCTACCGGGGCTTGTCAATACGCATGGGCACGCGGCGATGTCGCTGCTGCGCGGTTATGGAGACGATCTGGCCCTTCAAGTATGGCTTCAGGAAAAAATGTGGCCAATGGAAGGGAAATTCACCGGAGACGATGTCTACTGGGGAACCGCACTCTCGGTGCTGGAAATGCTAAAGGGCGGAACAACGACGTTTCTCGATATGTATGATCATATGGACCGGGTGGCTGAGGTAGCGGAAGCATCCGGAATACGCGCAGTCCTGATGCGCGGCGTCATCGGGCTGTGCCCGGCTGAGGTGCAGAATCAGAAGCTTGCGGAAGCGGTTGCTTTTGCAAAAAAATGGCATAACGCGGCGAGCGGGCGGATTACCGCCATGATATCGCCTCATTCGCCGTATACTTGTCCTCCGGATTATATCGAGAAATTCGTTCAGGCGGCGCATGACCTTGACCTGCCTATTCATACGCATATGTCGGAAACACGGCGGGAAGTGGAACAAAATGAAGCGGATTATGGCCTTCGGCCCGTTGCCCATCTGGAGAAGCTCGGGATGTTCACCCGGCCGTCGCTTGTGGCGCACGCCGTCCATCTGAACGATGAGGAAATCGAAATTCTTGCGCGTAATCAGGTTGGCGTCTCGCATAATCCGGGCAGCAATCTGAAGCTGGCAAGCGGCGTGGCGCGCGTTCCCGAACTGCTGAAGGCCGGTGTTACGGTATCGCTCGGAACGGATGGCGCGGCAAGCAACAACAACCTGGATATGTTCGAGGAAATGCGCCTGGCCGCACTGATTCATAAAGGAGTGTCCGGTGATCCGACGGCGGTTCCCGCAGGCGAGGCCCTCCGTATAGCTACGGAGTATGGCGCAAAGTCTGTATTCCTTAATCAAGTGGGCAGGCTCGCCCCGGGAATGAAAGCCGATTTTATCGCCATCGATATCGACCAGCCCCATCTGCTGCCGCATACGGACCTGATATCTCATACGGTATACTCGGCTAGCGCGAAGGACGTAGAGCATGTATGGGTCGATGGCAAGCAGATCATTAAGCACGGGGAATGCCTGACCTTGGACGAAGAGGCGATCCGCCGCAAGGCGCAGGAAGCATTCGAGGGACTGCTGAATCGGTAA
- a CDS encoding redox-sensing transcriptional repressor Rex — MKSDKISEAVVRRLPVYLRFLNDLQKREIATVSSQELGQRLDLNPAQIRKDLAYFGDFGRKGIGYDVPYLIEKIRHILKLDQQINVVLVGAGNLGQALSNYNIYLKDTMKITAVFDSYPPKIGTKINTLTVQPMEELASTVREQGIRIGIITVPEQEAQKVADILIGAGIEAILNFAPVILKTPPEIRVHAADFTTDLQSLAYYLHEGKDEEEHGY; from the coding sequence ATGAAATCGGACAAAATATCTGAAGCCGTCGTGCGCAGATTGCCTGTGTATCTGCGTTTTTTGAACGACCTGCAAAAACGCGAAATCGCCACTGTTTCTTCTCAAGAACTCGGACAGCGACTGGATTTAAATCCTGCGCAAATCCGCAAGGATTTGGCCTATTTTGGCGACTTTGGCAGGAAGGGCATTGGTTATGACGTACCTTACCTGATCGAAAAAATCCGTCACATCCTGAAGCTGGACCAGCAGATTAATGTTGTTCTGGTAGGAGCCGGGAATCTGGGTCAGGCGCTGTCCAATTACAATATTTATCTAAAAGACACAATGAAAATTACGGCCGTCTTTGATTCCTACCCGCCGAAGATCGGGACCAAGATCAATACGTTGACCGTTCAGCCTATGGAAGAGCTTGCAAGCACCGTACGTGAGCAGGGCATTCGCATAGGCATTATTACTGTGCCCGAGCAGGAGGCGCAAAAAGTAGCGGATATTCTCATTGGAGCAGGCATTGAAGCCATTCTGAATTTCGCTCCGGTTATTCTGAAGACACCGCCCGAGATTCGCGTGCATGCGGCGGACTTTACGACCGACCTGCAAAGTTTGGCTTACTATCTGCATGAAGGAAAGGACGAAGAAGAGCATGGGTACTAA
- the dinG gene encoding ATP-dependent DNA helicase DinG — MKFAVLDFETTGTQSVGEIIQVGLAIIEEDRSISRVYGSYVKPGGPIPPFITGLTGIKDSDVQDAPELEEMMMELVPLLDDVVLVGHNVAFDFHFLQSALDRCGYLPFQGRILDTIDFVKICFPSLTSYQLGTISSHFGLLHERPHQADSDALATAHVLLKCLDELYSLPLLTVQRLTELFSGEDSDLSWFFEGLLSERELETFQPEGDLKFYRQLALAVGDWTELAPPREDGDNPVEHMSFEAYLNEITERLRSILPQYESRQAQEIMFGEVIKALEEERHLLIEAGTGTGKSLGYLLPAIYQSVRTGQKVMVSTHTINLQDQLRERDVPLLTAAVPFPFKAAVFKGRGHYLCLRKFEHKINKKDYASPREDTLTSAQMIVWLTQTESGDDEELNLSGRGGDFWETVASDTDSCLGRSCPWFRKCYYHRAKHEAGNADVVITNHSKLFADMKAGHQLLPAYEYLVIDEAHQLEEVAGKHLGMHMKHFTVSHTLNRLYKDSRTGQLPALRQILQSSGSEQATEWSGIIDRLYPDLLTVKEAWDLLSDRLYALIPERSDSAAGEAGQLVHRLLPAKKPKGWEELVSLESTLNLSLSDIIRKGDKMLSEMRDQEGQSSADSLVTDVGGLFKDLADIREQVRFFMGMNDENVVYWLEANGNYRSKSLQLYAVPVDVSAQLKELFFDKKKSAVLTSATLSVDKSFQYMIDNLGLNEAQEEGKLSTVLLPSPFRYRDQALLVIPRDFPSVKGTVGDARFVDTLVHSLAEAAVTTRGRMLVLFTSYKMLRQVYDPLKEALASEDIAVLGQGVEGGSRSKLLRRFQENSSSVLLGTSSFWEGVDIPGDALTCLAIVRLPFQPPNHPLAEAKAELLQAQKKNPFMKLSVPQAVIRFKQGFGRLVRTAQDRGIVIVYDTRVIESYYGKYFLYSLPGPKMEHMATEQMVPRIAEWLKQDGVS, encoded by the coding sequence ATGAAATTTGCCGTGCTTGATTTTGAAACGACGGGAACCCAGTCCGTAGGTGAAATTATCCAGGTCGGACTTGCCATTATAGAAGAAGACCGGTCCATTTCGCGTGTGTACGGCTCCTACGTCAAGCCCGGAGGACCGATACCCCCTTTTATTACCGGCTTAACCGGCATTAAAGACAGCGATGTGCAGGACGCGCCCGAACTCGAAGAGATGATGATGGAACTGGTGCCTCTTCTGGATGATGTCGTGCTTGTTGGGCATAACGTCGCTTTCGATTTTCATTTTCTTCAGAGCGCTCTGGACCGGTGCGGTTATTTGCCGTTTCAGGGCCGTATTCTCGATACGATCGATTTTGTAAAAATCTGCTTTCCATCGCTCACCTCCTATCAGCTTGGAACCATCAGCTCCCATTTCGGACTTCTGCATGAACGTCCGCATCAGGCGGACAGCGATGCGCTGGCAACAGCGCACGTACTGCTGAAATGTCTGGATGAGCTCTACAGCCTTCCTCTGCTTACGGTGCAGCGGCTGACCGAGCTGTTTTCCGGTGAAGACAGCGATCTGAGCTGGTTTTTTGAGGGCTTGCTGAGCGAGCGCGAGCTGGAAACCTTCCAGCCCGAAGGTGATCTTAAGTTTTACCGCCAGCTTGCGTTAGCCGTGGGCGATTGGACGGAGCTGGCTCCTCCGCGCGAGGACGGCGACAATCCGGTGGAGCATATGTCGTTTGAGGCTTACTTGAACGAGATTACCGAGCGGCTGCGGAGCATCCTGCCCCAGTACGAAAGCCGGCAGGCTCAGGAAATTATGTTCGGCGAAGTGATCAAGGCGCTGGAAGAAGAGAGGCATCTGCTGATCGAGGCTGGAACAGGAACCGGCAAGTCGCTAGGCTATTTGCTTCCAGCTATTTACCAGAGCGTCCGCACGGGGCAAAAGGTAATGGTCAGCACTCATACGATCAATCTTCAAGATCAGCTCCGTGAGCGCGATGTTCCACTCTTGACCGCAGCCGTTCCTTTTCCGTTCAAGGCTGCTGTCTTCAAGGGTAGGGGACACTATTTGTGTCTGCGCAAGTTTGAACATAAAATAAATAAAAAGGATTACGCATCCCCGAGAGAGGATACTCTAACATCGGCGCAAATGATTGTGTGGCTCACGCAGACCGAATCGGGCGACGACGAAGAGCTGAATTTAAGCGGCCGGGGCGGCGATTTCTGGGAAACGGTGGCGAGCGACACGGACTCCTGCCTGGGACGGTCTTGCCCATGGTTCCGCAAATGCTATTACCATCGCGCCAAGCATGAGGCGGGCAACGCCGACGTGGTCATTACGAACCACTCGAAGCTGTTTGCCGACATGAAAGCGGGCCATCAGCTGCTTCCTGCCTATGAGTACCTTGTGATTGACGAGGCGCATCAATTGGAGGAAGTGGCCGGCAAGCACCTGGGCATGCATATGAAGCATTTTACCGTCTCGCATACGCTGAACCGCTTGTACAAAGACAGCCGCACCGGCCAACTGCCTGCTCTCCGGCAGATCCTCCAAAGCTCGGGCAGTGAGCAGGCCACCGAGTGGAGCGGGATCATCGACCGGCTGTACCCCGACCTCCTTACCGTAAAAGAGGCGTGGGATCTGCTCAGCGATAGGCTGTATGCACTGATACCCGAACGGTCCGACTCAGCGGCGGGAGAAGCGGGACAATTGGTGCATCGTCTTCTACCCGCCAAGAAGCCCAAAGGCTGGGAAGAGCTTGTTTCACTGGAAAGTACACTAAACTTGTCTTTAAGTGATATTATCCGCAAAGGCGATAAAATGCTTTCCGAAATGCGTGACCAGGAAGGCCAGTCCTCGGCCGACAGCCTTGTAACCGATGTTGGCGGGCTATTCAAGGATTTGGCTGATATCCGCGAGCAGGTACGTTTTTTTATGGGCATGAATGACGAAAATGTTGTATATTGGCTGGAGGCAAATGGAAATTACCGCAGCAAATCACTGCAGCTGTATGCCGTGCCCGTCGATGTCAGCGCGCAGCTCAAGGAGCTTTTCTTTGATAAGAAAAAAAGCGCCGTCCTGACGTCGGCAACCTTGTCCGTCGATAAATCGTTCCAGTATATGATCGACAATCTGGGTTTAAACGAAGCCCAGGAGGAAGGAAAGCTATCGACCGTACTGCTTCCTTCTCCCTTTAGGTACCGGGATCAGGCGCTGCTGGTCATTCCGCGGGATTTTCCAAGTGTGAAGGGAACCGTCGGCGACGCCCGGTTTGTCGATACGCTCGTTCATTCCCTGGCTGAAGCCGCAGTGACGACTCGCGGGCGCATGCTTGTGCTGTTCACGTCGTATAAGATGCTCCGGCAGGTATACGACCCTCTGAAGGAGGCACTCGCCTCCGAGGATATAGCGGTGCTGGGACAAGGCGTTGAAGGAGGCAGCCGAAGCAAGCTGCTCCGCCGGTTCCAGGAGAATTCCTCTTCTGTCCTGCTGGGAACGAGCAGCTTCTGGGAAGGAGTCGATATTCCCGGCGACGCACTAACATGTCTGGCAATCGTCAGACTGCCTTTTCAGCCGCCTAATCATCCGCTCGCGGAAGCGAAGGCCGAACTGCTGCAGGCACAGAAGAAGAACCCCTTCATGAAACTGTCCGTGCCTCAGGCCGTCATCCGTTTCAAGCAGGGCTTCGGCCGCCTTGTACGGACCGCACAGGATCGTGGCATTGTTATTGTTTATGATACCAGAGTAATCGAATCTTATTACGGAAAGTATTTCCTGTATTCCTTACCGGGACCTAAAATGGAGCATATGGCGACGGAACAAATGGTCCCCCGCATCGCCGAATGGCTGAAGCAAGACGGCGTATCCTAA
- a CDS encoding tetratricopeptide repeat protein → MFQQMFAEMNEMLSDIARQLPEAQGVRRHELLSKYRMLRKMSDEALDEWLAFAEALSLFRQKVELTEVPEPETPLSGEDSGIEMENFARGQGYYKLLMFPKCIEQFSVVISRYPNNLAARLYLAMSHLHQGEAPAARVHLEHMLPLVQSRKLKAHLYNAVGCIAASGRRFDEAKELFGLALKYDPALPEPDANLEVCRRGRGELQFGFQLVSLL, encoded by the coding sequence ATGTTTCAACAGATGTTTGCCGAAATGAACGAAATGCTCTCCGATATTGCCAGACAGCTGCCGGAGGCTCAGGGAGTAAGGCGGCATGAGCTTTTAAGCAAATACCGTATGCTTCGCAAGATGAGCGACGAAGCGCTGGATGAATGGCTCGCTTTTGCGGAAGCGCTCAGTCTGTTTCGCCAGAAAGTGGAGCTTACTGAGGTGCCGGAGCCGGAGACGCCGCTTAGCGGGGAAGACTCCGGAATTGAGATGGAGAATTTTGCGCGCGGTCAAGGGTATTACAAGCTGTTGATGTTTCCGAAATGCATCGAGCAGTTCAGCGTCGTCATTTCCCGGTATCCCAATAATCTGGCCGCACGTCTGTATCTGGCCATGTCCCATCTTCATCAGGGCGAAGCGCCCGCGGCGCGGGTTCACTTGGAACATATGCTGCCCCTGGTTCAGAGCCGCAAGCTGAAGGCGCATTTGTATAACGCTGTTGGCTGCATTGCGGCGTCGGGCCGCCGGTTCGATGAAGCGAAGGAACTGTTCGGGCTGGCGCTGAAATACGATCCGGCACTGCCTGAGCCAGACGCCAATCTGGAGGTCTGCAGGCGCGGCAGAGGCGAGCTTCAGTTCGGATTTCAGCTGGTTTCGCTATTATAA
- the panD gene encoding aspartate 1-decarboxylase — protein MYRHMMKSKIHRATVTEANLNYVGSITIDEDLMEAADLLENEKVQIVDNNNGSRLETYVIPGPRGSGVICLNGAAARLVQPGDTVIIISYAMLSREELEEHKPTVVFVDENNRPVKLDNKELHATIA, from the coding sequence TTGTATAGACATATGATGAAATCAAAAATCCACCGGGCGACGGTCACCGAAGCCAACCTGAATTATGTCGGCAGCATCACCATTGACGAGGATCTGATGGAAGCCGCAGACCTGCTGGAGAACGAGAAGGTGCAGATTGTGGACAACAACAACGGTTCGCGTCTGGAAACCTACGTCATACCGGGTCCGCGGGGCAGCGGCGTCATTTGTCTGAACGGTGCGGCGGCGCGGCTTGTTCAGCCCGGCGATACGGTCATAATTATTTCCTATGCGATGCTGTCCCGGGAAGAGCTTGAAGAGCATAAGCCCACGGTGGTGTTTGTGGACGAGAACAACCGTCCCGTTAAGCTTGACAATAAGGAGCTTCACGCGACGATTGCCTGA
- the panC gene encoding pantoate--beta-alanine ligase: MRVVRTVEQLREAIGFMRRTGQGPVGLVPTMGYLHDGHASLLRRAGEMCGTVVMSIFVNPIQFGPNEDYEAYPRDEQRDLELAEREGADIVFIPTVEVMYPRPIRSKITVSSLTTRLCGASRPGHFDGVTTVVAKLFNLVQPEYAFFGLKDAQQVAVLRQMVDDLNMNVEIIPCPIVREGDGLALSSRNVYLSAEERRQALVLSRSLQEARKALEEGRAATTDEVRELLTSVISGSPLADIDYAEVLTFPELEPLEGNFPLTRAEGEIIMALAVRFGRTRLIDNVIFTPKEVAALV, from the coding sequence ATGAGAGTCGTTAGAACGGTAGAGCAGCTTCGGGAAGCAATCGGGTTTATGCGGCGTACCGGACAGGGGCCTGTCGGGCTGGTTCCGACGATGGGTTATCTGCATGATGGCCATGCAAGCCTGCTGCGGCGGGCGGGAGAAATGTGCGGTACTGTCGTCATGAGTATTTTTGTCAATCCGATTCAATTCGGACCGAACGAGGATTATGAAGCCTATCCGCGCGACGAACAGCGGGATTTGGAACTTGCGGAACGCGAGGGTGCCGATATCGTGTTTATTCCGACGGTAGAGGTGATGTATCCCCGCCCAATCCGCAGTAAAATCACGGTGTCCTCGCTTACGACGAGATTATGCGGCGCCTCGCGTCCGGGCCATTTTGACGGAGTGACGACGGTAGTCGCCAAGCTGTTTAATCTGGTCCAGCCTGAATATGCTTTTTTCGGACTGAAAGACGCGCAGCAGGTGGCAGTGCTTCGGCAAATGGTGGATGACCTGAACATGAATGTGGAGATCATCCCCTGCCCTATCGTACGTGAAGGCGACGGGCTAGCCCTCAGCTCCCGCAACGTCTATTTATCGGCCGAAGAGCGCCGTCAGGCGCTGGTGCTGTCCCGCTCGCTTCAGGAGGCCCGCAAAGCGTTAGAGGAAGGACGGGCGGCCACGACCGATGAAGTCCGGGAGCTGCTGACATCCGTCATTTCCGGCTCGCCGCTTGCTGACATTGATTACGCGGAAGTCTTGACATTTCCGGAGCTTGAGCCGCTTGAAGGTAACTTCCCGCTTACGAGAGCCGAAGGGGAGATCATAATGGCGCTGGCCGTCCGGTTCGGCCGTACGCGCCTGATCGACAATGTCATCTTTACGCCGAAGGAGGTCGCAGCGCTTGTATAG
- the panB gene encoding 3-methyl-2-oxobutanoate hydroxymethyltransferase, with translation MADKQALNIVKMKKMKAEGVPLSMLTAYDYPSAALAEEAGVDMILVGDSLGNVVLGYNSTLPVTIDDMVYHTRAVARGAEHTFIVADMPFMTYHGGIDETLKNVRRLMQEGHAHAVKMEGGLEICAAVSSIVSAGVPVLGHIGLTPQSVNTIGGYRVQGKDPQDAQRLMEEAKALEKAGAFGIVLELVTEEVAEAITKELAIPTIGIGAGRYCDGQVLVFHDVLRYASPYREKRFVKAYADVGGIIRDALGQYVQEVKQRAFPEQRHAFGADESVLESLYGAAGKGARS, from the coding sequence ATGGCTGACAAACAAGCACTGAACATTGTGAAAATGAAAAAAATGAAGGCGGAAGGCGTGCCGCTGAGCATGCTGACCGCATATGACTATCCTTCGGCCGCCTTGGCCGAAGAGGCCGGCGTCGATATGATCCTGGTCGGCGACTCGCTCGGCAATGTTGTTCTTGGATACAACTCGACTCTGCCTGTCACCATCGACGATATGGTGTACCATACGCGGGCGGTCGCCAGGGGAGCGGAGCATACGTTCATTGTGGCGGATATGCCGTTCATGACGTATCACGGCGGCATCGACGAGACCCTGAAGAATGTGCGCCGGCTAATGCAGGAGGGACATGCCCATGCAGTTAAGATGGAGGGCGGGCTTGAAATATGCGCAGCCGTATCTTCCATCGTCTCCGCGGGAGTGCCTGTGCTGGGCCACATCGGGCTTACACCGCAGTCGGTAAACACCATTGGCGGATACCGGGTGCAGGGCAAGGATCCCCAGGATGCGCAGCGGCTTATGGAAGAAGCCAAGGCGCTTGAGAAGGCGGGCGCCTTTGGCATCGTGCTGGAACTGGTGACCGAGGAAGTGGCTGAAGCGATCACTAAGGAGCTTGCCATTCCGACGATTGGAATCGGAGCGGGACGCTATTGCGACGGACAGGTGCTCGTATTTCACGATGTGCTGCGGTATGCTTCGCCTTACAGGGAGAAGCGGTTTGTTAAGGCGTATGCCGACGTCGGGGGTATTATCCGCGACGCGCTCGGACAATATGTACAGGAAGTCAAACAGCGCGCTTTTCCGGAACAGCGCCATGCGTTCGGTGCGGATGAGAGTGTGCTGGAATCATTATACGGTGCGGCCGGAAAAGGAGCGAGATCATAA
- a CDS encoding biotin--[acetyl-CoA-carboxylase] ligase, translated as MSNDKITAATAGADVLRDTNWAGRLRRLDTVVSTQEEAKLLAEKGVPEGTAVMAEEQTGGRGTRGRRWHSPKGKGIWMSVVLRPAIPLQSTPQLTLLAGVAVCSAIRKLTGVEAGIKWPNDLLARGRKLCGILLESNVGPGGLQYAIAGIGISANLSEEDYPAELRNNATSLLIEGGMPVDREQLAAEVLRELDYHYKLYMDQGLKPIARLWEEQSVTLGRRIGLKTPQGWLEGTAVGLGEDGGLLLRADNGSVTSVCSGEITLI; from the coding sequence ATGAGCAATGATAAAATAACGGCCGCAACTGCCGGAGCGGACGTACTTAGAGATACGAACTGGGCCGGAAGACTGCGTCGTTTGGATACGGTGGTGTCTACCCAGGAGGAGGCCAAGCTGCTCGCGGAGAAGGGCGTTCCCGAAGGGACCGCCGTCATGGCCGAGGAGCAGACTGGCGGACGGGGAACAAGGGGCCGGAGATGGCATTCTCCAAAAGGCAAGGGGATCTGGATGAGCGTTGTTTTGCGTCCGGCCATTCCGTTGCAGTCGACGCCCCAGTTGACGCTTCTGGCAGGCGTCGCGGTCTGCTCCGCCATCCGTAAGTTAACCGGTGTGGAAGCGGGCATCAAATGGCCGAACGATCTTCTGGCCCGCGGCAGGAAGCTGTGCGGCATTTTGCTGGAATCGAACGTCGGACCGGGAGGTCTGCAGTATGCTATCGCCGGGATTGGCATCAGCGCCAATTTGTCGGAGGAAGATTATCCGGCTGAGCTTCGCAATAATGCGACATCGCTGCTGATTGAGGGCGGCATGCCGGTTGACCGCGAGCAATTAGCCGCAGAGGTGCTTAGGGAACTGGATTACCACTATAAGCTGTACATGGATCAAGGCCTGAAACCGATCGCAAGGTTGTGGGAGGAGCAGTCGGTTACCCTTGGCAGAAGGATTGGGCTCAAGACGCCCCAGGGCTGGCTAGAAGGGACGGCCGTAGGCCTCGGCGAAGACGGCGGTCTGCTGCTTCGCGCGGATAACGGATCGGTGACGAGTGTCTGCTCCGGCGAGATCACGCTGATTTAA
- a CDS encoding CCA tRNA nucleotidyltransferase has translation MNWKMADPLMAEAAGRIIIRLTDAGHEAYWVGGCIRDELLGRPVHDMDITTSAKPESVMSLFPRCVPTGLQHGTVTVLEDDLPFEVTTYRTESGYADHRRPETVTFVMEVKEDLRRRDFTINAICLGLDGRLIDPFGGAEDLRRRLIRCVGKAEDRFDEDALRMLRCIRFASTLGFGVAKNTWRGLLRRRDGLAHIAVERVYAELTRIVEGPRPLTGLAMLARSGLLARGKAPFPWTGEDLAAAATGLTGIGELGSALLRWALLLHALGATADAADGLMRAWTFPGATRRGVAQVLRVREAWTAAAAEAGPGDGPADFRRRFLAAVLAFGAEAAEGWLALLAAMPGGGPGAGLVPSARRWLDEMPVRGLADLAVTGGDLASALDRRPGPWLGELLQALLLAAASGVLPNDRTALINEAKRMNHHEQ, from the coding sequence ATGAATTGGAAAATGGCCGATCCTCTGATGGCCGAAGCTGCCGGGCGAATCATTATTCGCCTGACCGATGCCGGGCATGAAGCCTACTGGGTAGGCGGCTGTATCCGGGACGAGCTGCTGGGGCGCCCCGTTCACGATATGGATATCACCACCTCAGCCAAGCCGGAGTCGGTCATGTCGCTCTTTCCAAGATGCGTGCCCACAGGCCTGCAGCATGGAACGGTTACAGTGCTGGAGGACGATTTACCGTTTGAAGTGACTACATACCGAACCGAGAGCGGCTATGCCGATCACCGGCGACCTGAGACGGTTACTTTTGTTATGGAGGTCAAGGAGGATCTTCGCCGCCGGGACTTTACGATCAATGCGATCTGTCTCGGTCTTGACGGAAGATTGATCGATCCGTTCGGAGGGGCGGAGGATCTGCGCCGCCGGCTGATCCGCTGCGTAGGCAAGGCGGAAGACCGCTTTGACGAGGACGCGCTCCGCATGCTCCGCTGCATCCGCTTCGCGTCCACTCTGGGCTTCGGCGTCGCGAAGAACACCTGGCGCGGTCTGCTGCGCCGCCGGGACGGGCTGGCGCATATCGCCGTGGAGCGCGTCTATGCTGAGCTGACGCGCATCGTGGAAGGCCCCCGGCCGCTGACGGGCCTTGCGATGCTGGCGCGCAGCGGGCTGCTCGCGCGCGGCAAGGCCCCGTTCCCCTGGACCGGAGAAGACCTGGCGGCCGCGGCGACAGGTCTTACCGGCATCGGGGAACTGGGGAGCGCCCTCCTGCGGTGGGCGCTGCTGCTCCATGCCCTGGGGGCGACGGCCGATGCGGCCGACGGCTTGATGCGGGCATGGACGTTCCCGGGGGCGACGCGGCGCGGCGTCGCCCAGGTGCTGCGGGTCCGCGAGGCGTGGACCGCAGCGGCGGCGGAGGCGGGGCCGGGAGATGGCCCCGCGGACTTCCGGCGGCGGTTCCTCGCCGCCGTGTTGGCCTTCGGCGCGGAAGCCGCCGAAGGGTGGCTGGCGCTGCTGGCCGCCATGCCGGGCGGCGGCCCGGGCGCCGGGCTTGTTCCGTCCGCCCGGCGGTGGCTGGACGAGATGCCTGTGCGCGGGCTGGCCGATCTGGCGGTGACGGGCGGGGATTTAGCGTCCGCCCTGGACCGCCGTCCGGGGCCTTGGCTGGGTGAGCTGCTTCAGGCTTTGCTGTTGGCGGCTGCGTCCGGCGTCTTGCCTAATGACAGGACTGCTCTGATTAACGAAGCGAAAAGGATGAATCACCATGAGCAATGA